In the genome of Mugil cephalus isolate CIBA_MC_2020 chromosome 21, CIBA_Mcephalus_1.1, whole genome shotgun sequence, one region contains:
- the lpin1b gene encoding phosphatidate phosphatase LPIN1 isoform X2, translating into MISTVDEEELDEAEQHDATDTTWSWTRQTMNYVGQLAGQVFVQVKELYRGLNPATLSGCIDVIVVRQPDGTLQCSPFHVRFGKMGVLRSREKVVDMEINGEPVDLHMKLGDKGEAFFVQETENDQEVVPSYLATSPILSDGGALMSSSVMGKSSGSNVQTLGSMGSSGDNGGGLMKKRRKRRRKARTDSVRREESGDYSADEDMFTIDISSDDGGEMESSRSRDVLRDEAAVGPAGGSFKQTGIYTLSDGEWSPIQSPGNSRPTSPKSDSEIITKSSDNQNPAMLWAWGELPQAATPSFLQLKPDPPPVHPVSIPVSESTHFRVISHEASSEQRGPCPEVAALRLLMPEEAADGQRAVVSVGMGSAGMESQAAANSTEGAAARMVTDMEEAMPRPPGKTDSPSKKKDKRSRHLGSDGIYLDDITELEPEVAALYFPKSESSATVRSISDPGLHSASLSPQSVGSGGDSGVDSYYCDHMSDLPNIAISLCGGLTDNREITKEQFQEKIISYQQFTENPSIIDDPNLVVKIGSKYYNWSTAAPLVLAMQAFQKPLPKAAVESIMKEKMPKKGGRWWFSWRGRSNSIKSDSVSERGACGSPEELGNMSDRHKEESSSSDEDHRAAKQSSQANQPEPGVPSGGVSYKKTLRLTSEQLLSLQLQEGPNDVVFSVTTQYQGTCRCQGTIYLWNWDDNIIISDIDGTITRSDTLGHILPTLGKDWTHQGIAHLYHKVSQNGYKFLYCSARAIGMADMTRGYLHWVNERGTMLPMGPVLLSPSSLFSALHREVIEKKPEKFKVECLNDIKNLFYPNPQPFYAAFGNRPTDVFSYKEVGVPLNRIFTVNPKGELVQEHAKTNISSYVRLGEVVDHVFPPKMRASSSDFPCSDTYSHFTYWREQLPLVDHQGTTPPQTPSSSSDTLPAELQSTD; encoded by the exons ATGATATCGACAGTGGACGAAGAAGAGTTAGATGAGGCTGAGCAGCATGATGCCACTGACACCACCTGGAGCTGG ACCCGCCAGACCATGAACTACGTGGGCCAGTTGGCGGGCCAGGTGTTCGTCCAGGTCAAAGAGCTGTACCGAGGCCTCAATCCCGCCACCCTGTCCGGATGCATCGACGTCATCGTGGTGCGTCAGCCCGATGGCACCCTGCAGTGCTCGCCTTTCCACGTTCGCTTCGGCAAGATGGGCGTCCTCCGGTCCCGGGAGAAAGTG gtGGACATGGAAATCAACGGGGAACCCGTGGATCTGCACATGAAGCTCGGAGACAAGGGAGAGGCGTTCTTTGTGcaagaaactgaaaatgatcAG gaagtggtccCGTCCTACCTGGCCACCTCTCCCATCTTGTCAGACGGAGGCGCTCTGATGAGCTCGTCCGTGATGGGGAAGAGCTCCGGGTCCAACGTACAGACCCTGGGCTCCATGGGGAGCAGCGGAGACAACGGCGGAGGgctgatgaagaagaggaggaagaggaggaggaaggcccGGACGGACAGCGTGAGGCGGGAGGAGAGCGGAGACTACTCGGCGGACGAGGACATGTTCACCATAGACATCAGCTCGGACGACGGGGGGGAGATGGagagcagtag gtCTCGAGACGTCCTGAGAGACGAGGCCGCGGTCGGGCCAGCCGGCGGTTCCTTCAAGCAGACCGGCATCTACACGCTTTCCGACGGAGAGTGGAGCCCCATCCAAAG CCCTGGGAACTCTCGGCCTACCTCTCCCAAGAGTGACTCTGAGATAATCACCAAGTCGTCAGACAATCAGAATCCAGCCATGCTCTGGGCGTGGGGGGAGCTGCCACAAGCTGCCACG CCATCCTTCCTCCAGCTGAAGCCCGACCCTCCGCCCGTCCACCCCGTGTCCATCCCCGTGTCTGAGAGCACGCACTTCCGCGTGATCTCTCACGAGGCGTCTTCGGAGCAGCGCGGACCCTGCCCGGAAGTGGCCGCTCTCCGGCTGCTGATGCCGGAGGAGGCGGCCGACGGGCAGAGAGCTGTCGTCAGCGTCGGGATGGGGTCCGCGGGGATGGAGTCGCAGGCCGCGGCGAACTCAACCGAAGGAGCGGCGGCTCGCATGGTGACCGACATGGAGGAGGCGATGCCTCGACCGCCGGGAAAGACAGACTCTCCATCTAAGAAAAAAG ACAAAAGaagccgccatcttggctctgATGGAATTTACCTGGACGACATCACGGAGCTGGAACCTGAAGTGGCAGCCCTTTATTTCCCTAAGAG CGAGAGCAGCGCAACGGTGAGGAGCATCTCTGACCCGGGCCTCCACAGCGCCAGCCTGTCCCCGCAGTCGGTGGGCTCCGGTGGAGACAGCGGAGTGGACAGCTACTACTGCGACCACATGTCCGACCTGCCCAATATCGCCATCTCTCTGTGTGGAGGACTCACCGACAACAGGGAGATCACTAAAG AGCAGTTTCAGGAGAAGATCATCTCCTATCAGCAGTTCACAGAGAACCCGTCCATCATCGATGACCCCAACTTAGTTGTGAAAATTGGCTCAAA GTACTATAATTGGAGCACTGCCGCCCCACTTGTGCTGGCTATGCAGGCCTTCCAGAAACCTCTGCCAAAG GCTGCAGTGGAGAGCATCATGAAGGAGAAGATGCCCAAAaaaggagggaggtggtggttCTCCTGGAGAGGCAGAAGTAACAGCATCAAATCG GATTCGGTCTCCGAGCGCGGGGCTTGTGGTTCTCCTGAGGAGCTTGGGAACATGTCGGACAG GCATAAAGAAGAGTCATCCTCCAGCGACGAGGACCACCGAGCAGCCAAGCAGAGCTCTCAGGCCAACCAACCAGAGCCCGGGGTCCCATCAGGGGGCGTGTCTTATAAGAAAACGCTGCGACTCACATCGGAGCAGCTG ctgtctctacagctgcAGGAAGGTCCTAACGATGTCGTGTTCAGCGTGACCACTCAGTACCAGGGAACCTGCCGCTGCCAGGGCACCATCTACCTCTGGAACTGGGACGACAACATAATTATCTCCGACATAGACGGAACCATTACCAG GTCAGACACGTTGGGTCACATCTTGCCCACGCTTGGGAAAGACTGGACGCACCAGGGAATTGCACACCTCTACCACAAAGTCAGCCA AAACGGCTACAAGTTCCTGTACTGTTCAGCTCGAGCCATCGGCATGGCTGACATGACGAGAGGCTACCTCCACTGGGTCAATGAGAGAGGCACCATGCTTCCTATGGGCCCCGTCCTCCTGAGCCCCAGCAGCCTCTTTTCAGCTCTGCACAG ggAGGTGATCGAAAAGAAGCCAGAGAAGTTCAAGGTGGAGTGCCTTAATGACATCAAGAACCTCTTCTACCCCAACCCACAGCCTTTCTACGCAGCCTTTGGCAACAGACCAACG gatgTATTTTCTTATAAAGAAGTGGGCGTGCCTCTAAACAGGATCTTTACAGTAAACCCTAAAGGCGAGCTGGTGCAAGAACACGCCAAGACCAACATCTCATC CTACGTGCGTCTTGGCGAGGTGGTGGACCACGTGTTTCCTCCGAAGATGAGGGCCTCCTCCTCCGACTTCCCCTGCTCGGACACGTACAGCCACTTCACCTACTGGAGGGagcagctccccctggtggacCACCAGGGAACTACGCCCCCGCAGACTCCCAGCTCCAGCAGTGATACGCTGCCCGCTGAGCTCCAGAGCACTGACTGA
- the lpin1b gene encoding phosphatidate phosphatase LPIN1 isoform X1 produces the protein MISTVDEEELDEAEQHDATDTTWSWTRQTMNYVGQLAGQVFVQVKELYRGLNPATLSGCIDVIVVRQPDGTLQCSPFHVRFGKMGVLRSREKVVDMEINGEPVDLHMKLGDKGEAFFVQETENDQEVVPSYLATSPILSDGGALMSSSVMGKSSGSNVQTLGSMGSSGDNGGGLMKKRRKRRRKARTDSVRREESGDYSADEDMFTIDISSDDGGEMESSRPNATGSGTICGSVGRESRYRKWVESQRSRDVLRDEAAVGPAGGSFKQTGIYTLSDGEWSPIQSPGNSRPTSPKSDSEIITKSSDNQNPAMLWAWGELPQAATPSFLQLKPDPPPVHPVSIPVSESTHFRVISHEASSEQRGPCPEVAALRLLMPEEAADGQRAVVSVGMGSAGMESQAAANSTEGAAARMVTDMEEAMPRPPGKTDSPSKKKDKRSRHLGSDGIYLDDITELEPEVAALYFPKSESSATVRSISDPGLHSASLSPQSVGSGGDSGVDSYYCDHMSDLPNIAISLCGGLTDNREITKEQFQEKIISYQQFTENPSIIDDPNLVVKIGSKYYNWSTAAPLVLAMQAFQKPLPKAAVESIMKEKMPKKGGRWWFSWRGRSNSIKSDSVSERGACGSPEELGNMSDRHKEESSSSDEDHRAAKQSSQANQPEPGVPSGGVSYKKTLRLTSEQLLSLQLQEGPNDVVFSVTTQYQGTCRCQGTIYLWNWDDNIIISDIDGTITRSDTLGHILPTLGKDWTHQGIAHLYHKVSQNGYKFLYCSARAIGMADMTRGYLHWVNERGTMLPMGPVLLSPSSLFSALHREVIEKKPEKFKVECLNDIKNLFYPNPQPFYAAFGNRPTDVFSYKEVGVPLNRIFTVNPKGELVQEHAKTNISSYVRLGEVVDHVFPPKMRASSSDFPCSDTYSHFTYWREQLPLVDHQGTTPPQTPSSSSDTLPAELQSTD, from the exons ATGATATCGACAGTGGACGAAGAAGAGTTAGATGAGGCTGAGCAGCATGATGCCACTGACACCACCTGGAGCTGG ACCCGCCAGACCATGAACTACGTGGGCCAGTTGGCGGGCCAGGTGTTCGTCCAGGTCAAAGAGCTGTACCGAGGCCTCAATCCCGCCACCCTGTCCGGATGCATCGACGTCATCGTGGTGCGTCAGCCCGATGGCACCCTGCAGTGCTCGCCTTTCCACGTTCGCTTCGGCAAGATGGGCGTCCTCCGGTCCCGGGAGAAAGTG gtGGACATGGAAATCAACGGGGAACCCGTGGATCTGCACATGAAGCTCGGAGACAAGGGAGAGGCGTTCTTTGTGcaagaaactgaaaatgatcAG gaagtggtccCGTCCTACCTGGCCACCTCTCCCATCTTGTCAGACGGAGGCGCTCTGATGAGCTCGTCCGTGATGGGGAAGAGCTCCGGGTCCAACGTACAGACCCTGGGCTCCATGGGGAGCAGCGGAGACAACGGCGGAGGgctgatgaagaagaggaggaagaggaggaggaaggcccGGACGGACAGCGTGAGGCGGGAGGAGAGCGGAGACTACTCGGCGGACGAGGACATGTTCACCATAGACATCAGCTCGGACGACGGGGGGGAGATGGagagcagtag GCCGAACGCAACAGGTTCAGGCACGATCTGTGGTTCTGTCGGTCGTGAAAGTCGTTACAGAAAATGGGTGGAGAGTCAAAG gtCTCGAGACGTCCTGAGAGACGAGGCCGCGGTCGGGCCAGCCGGCGGTTCCTTCAAGCAGACCGGCATCTACACGCTTTCCGACGGAGAGTGGAGCCCCATCCAAAG CCCTGGGAACTCTCGGCCTACCTCTCCCAAGAGTGACTCTGAGATAATCACCAAGTCGTCAGACAATCAGAATCCAGCCATGCTCTGGGCGTGGGGGGAGCTGCCACAAGCTGCCACG CCATCCTTCCTCCAGCTGAAGCCCGACCCTCCGCCCGTCCACCCCGTGTCCATCCCCGTGTCTGAGAGCACGCACTTCCGCGTGATCTCTCACGAGGCGTCTTCGGAGCAGCGCGGACCCTGCCCGGAAGTGGCCGCTCTCCGGCTGCTGATGCCGGAGGAGGCGGCCGACGGGCAGAGAGCTGTCGTCAGCGTCGGGATGGGGTCCGCGGGGATGGAGTCGCAGGCCGCGGCGAACTCAACCGAAGGAGCGGCGGCTCGCATGGTGACCGACATGGAGGAGGCGATGCCTCGACCGCCGGGAAAGACAGACTCTCCATCTAAGAAAAAAG ACAAAAGaagccgccatcttggctctgATGGAATTTACCTGGACGACATCACGGAGCTGGAACCTGAAGTGGCAGCCCTTTATTTCCCTAAGAG CGAGAGCAGCGCAACGGTGAGGAGCATCTCTGACCCGGGCCTCCACAGCGCCAGCCTGTCCCCGCAGTCGGTGGGCTCCGGTGGAGACAGCGGAGTGGACAGCTACTACTGCGACCACATGTCCGACCTGCCCAATATCGCCATCTCTCTGTGTGGAGGACTCACCGACAACAGGGAGATCACTAAAG AGCAGTTTCAGGAGAAGATCATCTCCTATCAGCAGTTCACAGAGAACCCGTCCATCATCGATGACCCCAACTTAGTTGTGAAAATTGGCTCAAA GTACTATAATTGGAGCACTGCCGCCCCACTTGTGCTGGCTATGCAGGCCTTCCAGAAACCTCTGCCAAAG GCTGCAGTGGAGAGCATCATGAAGGAGAAGATGCCCAAAaaaggagggaggtggtggttCTCCTGGAGAGGCAGAAGTAACAGCATCAAATCG GATTCGGTCTCCGAGCGCGGGGCTTGTGGTTCTCCTGAGGAGCTTGGGAACATGTCGGACAG GCATAAAGAAGAGTCATCCTCCAGCGACGAGGACCACCGAGCAGCCAAGCAGAGCTCTCAGGCCAACCAACCAGAGCCCGGGGTCCCATCAGGGGGCGTGTCTTATAAGAAAACGCTGCGACTCACATCGGAGCAGCTG ctgtctctacagctgcAGGAAGGTCCTAACGATGTCGTGTTCAGCGTGACCACTCAGTACCAGGGAACCTGCCGCTGCCAGGGCACCATCTACCTCTGGAACTGGGACGACAACATAATTATCTCCGACATAGACGGAACCATTACCAG GTCAGACACGTTGGGTCACATCTTGCCCACGCTTGGGAAAGACTGGACGCACCAGGGAATTGCACACCTCTACCACAAAGTCAGCCA AAACGGCTACAAGTTCCTGTACTGTTCAGCTCGAGCCATCGGCATGGCTGACATGACGAGAGGCTACCTCCACTGGGTCAATGAGAGAGGCACCATGCTTCCTATGGGCCCCGTCCTCCTGAGCCCCAGCAGCCTCTTTTCAGCTCTGCACAG ggAGGTGATCGAAAAGAAGCCAGAGAAGTTCAAGGTGGAGTGCCTTAATGACATCAAGAACCTCTTCTACCCCAACCCACAGCCTTTCTACGCAGCCTTTGGCAACAGACCAACG gatgTATTTTCTTATAAAGAAGTGGGCGTGCCTCTAAACAGGATCTTTACAGTAAACCCTAAAGGCGAGCTGGTGCAAGAACACGCCAAGACCAACATCTCATC CTACGTGCGTCTTGGCGAGGTGGTGGACCACGTGTTTCCTCCGAAGATGAGGGCCTCCTCCTCCGACTTCCCCTGCTCGGACACGTACAGCCACTTCACCTACTGGAGGGagcagctccccctggtggacCACCAGGGAACTACGCCCCCGCAGACTCCCAGCTCCAGCAGTGATACGCTGCCCGCTGAGCTCCAGAGCACTGACTGA